AATAAGGCGCACTTACCCCTTCACTTTTAAAAGTGAAGGATTGCGCTCTTTGAGAGCAAAAAACAACTCAAAAACGAACACTTGAACAGTGTCTTTTTTGAGTTATTTTTTTGTGTGAAAATTCCTTTGGAATTTAAAAATTTGCTTTGCTCATGTCTAAAAAAATTAAGATTTTCTTTACGATTAGTACATATATTTAATCGCATGTTTAAAAACAATCACGTCTTCAGCTTTTATATCTTGTACGTTGACATGAAGTTCATAACGACCAGCATGTAGCAATGTTCCTCGAAGAATTTCTCCGTCCATAAAAACAATATGAACTTTTTCACCCTTTTTTTGCTCGTATCCGTAGCTGACTTTGTCTTCATTTTTTTTCATCCTACTCACAACTCCTTATTTAGAGTACTTTAAGTTTAAAATATTCTTACTCCTTAAGCAATCCAAAGCCTTTATTTGTTCTGGATTGATAAATGAGAGGAACTCTTTTATCCTGGTTTATCCTTTACAATCCTACAAAGGAACGGTACAGTTTGTACATCTTCTAGCGTAACAATTTTGCCTTGCTAGATTTTTCTTTACATTGCTAGAAAAGCCTTCTGACTACCCCAAATAGTTAAGAGACTTTTTCTACGCGTTGAAAGCACACAAGGTCGTACGTGTTTTCTTTTTTTTAATCATCTAGTAGAATAAGAGAAGCTTCTTTTTTAAAAGGAGCTAGATCACAATAAAAAGACTAGAAGTAATAACGGTTGATTAGTGGTCCAGTCACTCGTTATTCTTTAAATGGCTAATGGAAAAAGCTTTTTGAAGCTAGTCTTTTTTCCTATCACCCCTATGAACATTCAAAGTCTTTTTGACAAAAAAAGAGCGCTCCTTTAAACTAAAAGAATAAAAAAGATGCTGATATTATTTCAGAATAGATTATTTATCTATGCCCATAATGTTATTGATTTCCTGCCCTGGTTTTGGGTGTTGCGTTCTTTTTTGCTTACCTCTTTGACAGGGTAAGCTTTTTTTATTAGTTAGAAAACAGCATAATTATTTCTCGCGCCTCGAGGTGCAAGAAATAATTATGCTTAACCTCTTATAGTTTTCCTTCTCTTGTACGATATGAGGGTTAAAGATAATATTGTTTTTTTAGAGTCTATTCATTTTATACTATTCTTAATACCAGTAACGTAAGCCTTTACAAATAAGTAAACCTACTTTAAACTAACAGTATTAACTCAATTCCAGGGGTTAATAGCCACTATTTTTTTAAAGAACTTATGCTTGTCACTTTTTTTTTATCAGTTTTAGTTTTTTGGCTTGCATGGTTGCATTTTTCCTTGGCTATGAAGATAGCCAAGGTTTTTTTTTGTCTCTTTCAATCTTTCATTGTCGGCTAACTTTGATGTAAAGTATGACTTTACTATACTTTACATCGTAAAGTGTGGTCTCTGCGAGGCTAAAAAGGAACCGAGTGAACAGACACGAAAAACGTCGGAATCCCCGCCTCTTTTTTTCGAATAAAACAAAAAAAAGACAAAAAACAAAGAAAAAAGACTTCTTGGTATTCAAAGAGTCTTTTTACTAGTCATGTACATTAGTTTTTCTGCGCACGAATTTATTACGAGTATTTTTATCAAAGTAAAAATCACACCTAGAAATCACTATATAATTGTAGTGTCAAAACCAACATTTAAGAAGAAACAAGATGGGTTCAGTTGTATCATCAAGATTTCTCACTTATTTTCCAAGCATATTTGTTAATGATTTAAAAGTCATGGATTCAATTAGATAAGTAACTTATCCATCTCGTTTTTGCATTGCTGAGATATCCGTAAAGTATCAATGAACCCTTATGCCCTCTATATGTATAGATGAAAAAACAGATTTGCCCATCATGGATAAATGCAGCTCGTTCTTTCTCAAAGGTAAGCCTTTAGCAAGATAAATAAAAAGACTATTTTGTTGAATCAACATATAGTTATTATTTCGAGGATTTTTATATGAAATATCCACATCTTCTCCACCCACACAACAGGTGCCCGTTGCTTCAAGTGAAACAGTTATTATCGTACGATTTTTCTTTTTCATCCAATCTTGTACTGCCTCATCTACTTTAATAGATATAGCCATCTTTTTATCACTGTCCTTTTTTTAGAATAATCAGGATTTTATCTAATTATATCACAAATAATTTGGCCGTTAACATACACCAATGTAAGTGGGAAAAAGGAATCTTATGTTGATCCAATAAAAAAGGGTCTATGATTTTTAGTGTTGATAAATGAATTAAATGACTCATCCAAAATTTCTAGAGGAATAGGGTTGCTTGTAGCTATGCATAAATTATAAACCGTAACCGTATTAGAACAACATTCTGTTTTTCTTATTGCCAATTAAAAACACACGCTATATAATCCGAATAACAAAAAGAAAAGATCGCTTTATGAATATCAATTCAACTCATCGTTTGTCCGCCTCTTCTAATCTATCTCGATTCTTTTTCCCTACCGTATCGGCTTGTACGGTAGGGTTTAGTACAATTCATTTATTTCAATAACATTTAATATAAATTTTTTATGATACATGAATTTAGATAGAATAATGTATCAATTACACTATTAAACTTGATTTTTTTTGTGTGAAAATTCCTTTTGAATTTAAAAACTTAAATTGCTCATGTTTGAGGAACGATTTTATTTTCGCTATTTTTTTCTTTTTTATTTTAAAAATAACAGTAAATAGTAAAAATAAAGGTGTACGAGTTGATATACACGAGACAAAAATAGAGATAAAAATAGCCCAAATCATATACAAGGTGATATACATATAGGGTGAAAAGTGACAGCAAAAAAATTAGTTAGAAACCTAATAGGCACAGCCTATTTATCACTTTCGAAGGAAAGTGATATCAGGTTCCCTTATGCTCTTGCATGAATTGCTCTTAAATTAGGTTTAAAAAAAAAGGTGCGATTTAAAGGAATTAATTTAATTCCTTTAGTGACAGTTAATTTATTTTTTGCAAAGCTTTTCTTTTTTTATTCGCCTTGTAAAAATTTAAAATTGAACTTATAAACCAAATAAAAGCAGCCGTGTATGCAAAAGTTCCTCCTCGAAATAGGAAGAACAAACTTAAAAATAATGTACCGATAGCAATATAAAATTGAGGTTGTTTAAAAATATCTTTGTTCATTTATTCATCTCCTCGAGTAAGAAATAGATTGATATTTTGTAAAATGATTAATCAGACACTTATAAACGACAGTGACAAACTAACCAGATCAGTACCTGCGAACTGTCTATTTTGGGTAGACTTCAAAGATACAATAAAGACTAATCCTTTTTACTGATTGATAGCCACTTTTCCATAATTTTTACTTCCTCTTTAAGTTTTTTTATTTTATTTTTCTATACTCATTCGATAAAAGGGACCTCAAAAAATATGATACCTGCTACTTTTTTCACTTCTTAATGAATCAAAGGTACTGCAGCTCATTTTTTTATGAAACAAGAAGCGCAAAAATAATGATAGGGATGCCAAAGACTAAAAGAAATAAGATTGAACGATCCTCAATATCTAGCTTTATAAAAAAATTCCTTATTTTAGCTGGTATTGTTTTGGGTGGAGGGGATTTAAATAAGTCTTTGATTGTTAGACCGTAAAATTCACTAATGCGTTGGAGCATTTCTAAATTTGGCACACTTTTTCCTTGTTCCCATTCAGATAGTAATTTTCTAGGAATTTCCAACTTTTTAGATACTAAAATTTGAGACATTTTTTGTTGTTCTCGCTCATACTTTAGGCGTTCAGCTAGGTTCACAGCTACTCCTCCTGTTTTTAACTTAACCATCTTGTTAACGGTTTTATTATCACTCAAAAGAGGAAGTAAAACAAGAATTTAAAAGGGATAAAAATTTATAAAAAATGGTAGTTTTGATAGATTAGTCATTTTATCATTTAGTTAAATAATAGAATCTTTTTTAGATTAAATAGTTAAGAACGATATATTATTTGCTAATATATCGAGTGTTGACTAAACTTAAACAAAAGCAACACAGAGTCGCTCGGTGTTGGGGAGACTGGGTATTCTCCGAAATATGTTGCCTTTTTGTCTTTCATAAAAAGCACCATCAGGAATGACAATAGAAAGTCTTTTACTCCTTATGCATAAGCTATAGACTTTTTTGATTACAATACTATTCATCTCTCAAAGAACAAACTTGTGTTCCATTCTGAAGTTAATAGTGTCAGCAGTGTTTTCTTTTTTTATGCATTACATACTAGATAGACTCAATTAAAAGCAACACGATGCCTCCCGGTCTTGGGGGCGTACAGAAAGTCCTCAAAAACGTGTTGCTTTTTCTTTTTTATATTGCTCATATTTGTAACGTTTGTTGTTTATTTTCTTTTAACAGTCTTGTAAACTAGGAGATAAGCTCCTTTCTTAATGAAAGGAGTAAGATCAGAGAAAAAAGACTAGAAGTAGTAAGGGTTGATTAGTGGTCCAATCAATCGTTATTCTTTAAAGAGCTTATGGAAAAATTTTTTTGGAGCTAGTCTTTTTTTCATTCATAAAAATCTGGACTTGTTTTGACTAAAAAATACAAATGTTTTATAATTAAAAGAAAAAGCTGATAATATTTCAGAATAGAACGTTCATATATGCCCTTAATGTTGATTTAAAAATAGCCCTATCTTGGGGTGTAGCTTTCTTTTTTACCTACTTTTCTAATAGGAGTAGGCTGTTTTCATTTTTTGATAAGGTATACTTTTTATAAATAATTTATTATAAAGGAGTAGAATTTAAATGGAATCCGAAAGATTATTTTTAATTCAAAAAAACGAATGTTACCGTTTTAATATAGATCTTGAAGTAATAGCGTGTCTTTTATTGACAGATACCTTTTCAGAAGCCCAAAAGAGTATTCTGAAGCTATTATGGACAATAATCCAGACCCTTCAGAAAATTTTATTTTTGTTCAAGTTGGTGTTACTAGAGAGCTATCTGAACAAGAAAGAGAAGAACTTCTTTCCTTTACCGATGGATTACTAATAGTTAAACATGATATTGATTATTTTGTAGACTTTTTTGATATCAATAAAGAAATTCAATTCAACTATCCTCATGATATAGGATCTAGTGACCTTATTACGAAAGTTAACACGATTTTTGAAACTGATATTGAAATTAAAAACGTTAAATCATTCAATAATCTTTTACAAAATTAAATTTTTCCTCAATTAATCATGTATTAAACAATACATAAAATTGGATATAATCGTGTATCTAGAACCTTATTATAAAAAAGTTCTTTTTTGTTTTCTCTCCATAGTCAAAAAAGATAGAATCTCACCTTTTTAAAAGTAAGTTTCTATCTTTCATAGTGTGTCCAAGCTGACCAGATAATGATTTCTTTTGCATCATTATTGACAGAATAAACAATTCGATGCTGAATATTTAAGCGTCTCGAGTATTTATCCTTTAAATTCCAATTAATTTCTCATACGGTGGTGGATTTTGAAAAGGATTATTTTGTAAGACAACCATTAGTTCTTTGAATTTTTTATCTAAATGAGCAGATTTCAAATTCTTTAAATCTTTCGTAGCGGATTTTGCTAATTTTATAGAGTATCCCAATCGATATCCTCCAATGCAATAAACTCATTTTCTTGTTTACGCTGTTGGATCGTATCAGCTACTCCAGAAGATTGAAGGTATAACGTTTCTTGAATAGCATCCCAGTCTTTTTTGCTAATCATAACGGCTTCGCTATCTTCATTTTTACCTGAAATGTAAATGGGCTCATTGTTTTTGTTGACGTCTTTTAGTAATTGATAAAAGACTTTTCTAGCTTGGCTAGGGTTTACAATCGACATAGATTATTCCTCCTTTTTTATTTATTATAGCGTACTTAAAAACGTACGTCAACAAAACTGTAGATACATGAAATGACATAGAATCGTGTATCTTCTATACAACCCCGCAATAGGAAGCGAGTGCCATTAAATAGCTTGGTATACTAAAATAAATTTAGGTCAGGATATGCGAGGCAAAAACTGTCATTTCTCTCTGTTTCTTTTTTGCATTTAGGCTGAAAAGATTCGTCGTGAGCAGACCCGAAAAACGACGTAATAGCTGATTATATTTTTCGTGAAAAAAAAAGAAGTTCCCTTTGCCTTTTTTAGCAGGGAGCTTCTTAAAATAATCAAGTAAAAGATTAACGAGTTAATCACTCGGAAAGAAAAAGGAATATATGAAATTGTTTAAAGTAATGTATTGAAACCCTTTATTTAAAAGCATCTTTTTGTTCGAGGTTCATCTATCAAATTTTTA
This genomic interval from Carnobacterium funditum DSM 5970 contains the following:
- a CDS encoding type II toxin-antitoxin system Phd/YefM family antitoxin; amino-acid sequence: MSIVNPSQARKVFYQLLKDVNKNNEPIYISGKNEDSEAVMISKKDWDAIQETLYLQSSGVADTIQQRKQENEFIALEDIDWDTL
- a CDS encoding helix-turn-helix domain-containing protein; this encodes MVKLKTGGVAVNLAERLKYEREQQKMSQILVSKKLEIPRKLLSEWEQGKSVPNLEMLQRISEFYGLTIKDLFKSPPPKTIPAKIRNFFIKLDIEDRSILFLLVFGIPIIIFALLVS